One Archangium violaceum genomic window, CTCCTCGGCAAAGGGACTTCTCCGGTGGTGTCCGAGCGACCTGAGTGCATGCCTGCTCTCCGGCGCGACAGTCACGGGGGTGGTCTCCTGGCGGTGAGCGGATGGCTTTTCGTCCGGGCGCGCCAGGACAACATTGCGACGTATCGGGACGGGTGCGCCATCGAGCGGCGCGGGATGAGGAAGCTCCGTGTCACGGAATGTCTCCAGGTCGGAAGGCGCGGACGGTGACGTCGACCGATTCCGGCGGCTCCTTTTCACACTGGGCCGGCTGCACTCGCTGAGGGATCCACTCGCCAGGAGCTGCGAGCGGATGGAGCTCACGGCGCCTCAAATCCACGCGCTGCTGTGGCTGGGGCAGGACGGGGCCCTCACCATGGGCGAGCTGGCCCGGCGGCTGGGCATCACCGAGAAGACGGTCACCGGCGTGGTGGACAGGCTCGAGCGCGAGGGCCACGTGCAGCGCGAGCGAAGCCCCGAGGACCGCCGCGTCATCCGTTGCCGGTTGACGGCCTCGGGCTCACGGCTCCACCGCAAGCTGGACCGGACCGTCGTCCAGGACATGGGGCGGATGCTGGAGCACCTGGACACCACCGACCGGCGAGCCCTCTTCCGCATCCTGGAGAAGCTCATCGCCTCGGCCGAGCCGAAGGACCGGCCCCACGGGTGAGCGGGCCCCGCGAGGCCCCGGTGGCTCCCCTCCCCTCCTTCCAGACAGGACATGCTGGAGGCCATGGACGGGTGCTCCCGGCTGCGCTTCACTGCGGCCGATGACTCCTCACGAAGCGGAAAAGGTCCTGGCGGACGCGGAAGTGGTGCCGTGCGTGGAGATGCAGCTCGCCGACGCCCGGCAGTTGGTGGAGGCATGCCTGGCTCAAGGCGTGCCGGCCCTCGTCCACCGCGAGGCGTGTAGCAAACCGAGCTGTTCCCCGAAGTTCCAGGTGCTCGTGCGTCCCGAGGACGCGCCCCGGGTCGCCGGCCTGCTCCAGCAGCGCTGGATGGACAGCCTCCAGCGAGAGGGGCTCCTCCCGGAGGGCCGGGCGCCCCAGGCGATCCCCGAGGACGGCGAGCTTCCGTGCCCCGCATGCGGCACGGCCGGGCCCCTGGTCCAGGGCGCGTGCGGCGACTGCGGACTGCAGCTCGAGTGAGCCGCCGTCCGTGGATGGTGACTACTGGCTGGAGGAGGCGGCGGCCTCGTCGCCCGGGCGCCGCACCACCTCGGCGGTGGGCGCCGTCACGGGCTCGAGCAGGGTGAGGTCGGCCACCACGGGGTAGTGGTCGGACGCGTTCACGCGCAGCACCTTGCTCCGCCTGGGCATGAAGCGCTCACACGCCAGCACGTAGTCGATGCGCAGGTTGGGGATGATGGGCAGCGGGTAGGTGTCCGCGGAGCCCTCGCCGCGCAGGGCGAACACGTCCAGCAACTCGCGCTTGAAGAGGCGCAGGGAGCCCGCGTCGGGCGTGTCGTTCATGTCGCCCATCAGGAGCTTGGGCCGCGGATCCTCGCTCATCCACTTCATGATGGCCGCGCTCTGGCGCACGCGGATGTTCCCGTTGAAGGGGCGCCGGGTGAGGTGGGTGACGTAGACGCTCACCTCCTGCCCATGCACCTTCATGAGGATGCGGGCGACGGTGCGCGGCTCGGTGCCGGGCTCCACGGGCAGCGGATGCTGCTCCACGGACTCCAATGGGAAGCGGGAGAGGATCGCCACCCCGTAGTCCCCTCCGTGCAGCGAGGTGGTGCGGAAGTGGGCGTAGTAGGGCAACCCGGTGCGCTGGGCCAGCTCCGCGGGCTGGTGCAACCCGTTGGCGCGCCGCGTGTGCACATCCACCTCCTGGAGCGCGACGATGTCGGGCTCGGCGGAGCGGATGGTGTCGGCCACCTTGTCCAGGCCACGGATCGCGGACTGGATGTTGAAGGTCATGACCCGCAGGTCACCTTCGGATCGCGTCCGCGCCATCACGGGAACCGCCAGGGTCCCGGGAGCCGAGAGCGTCACGGGGGCGGTCCCTGCGCGCAGGGAGGGGGAGGAACACGCGAGCGGAGTCGCGAGGAACAGGCCGGCGAGGAGTCGGTCGATTCGCATGCAGGGGGGACCGATCATCGCAGCAAGAAGGGATACCGTCTTCCCCACATGTGAAGCCAGGCAGGAGGGCAGCCAGGCGGACTAGAGCCACGCGAAGCCTTCTCGCAGTGCTTCCCGACCGCCGCCCTCGAGCACCTGGCCGTGGCACGGCACCACCCGGTCGAAGTCCCACGAGAGCACGCGCTCCCTCCAGGCGCGCAGCGCGGCCTTGTCCTTCACCATGGACTTGAGCAGCCAGGTGGGCGCCAACCGGCCATAGGCCCCGCACAGCTTCAGGTAGGTGCGTGTCAGCCACGAGGATGTTTCGTGGATGTTGAAGGCCAGGTCGGTGAGCAGCAACGTGCGGCTCGGGCGGTGCAGGAAGACGAACTCCTCGAACCTGGGGATGCCGTGCGCCAGCAGCAGCTCGATGTCCGGTGACTGGCCCACGTCCATCACGTCCGACAGCTCCACGTCGATGCGCAGGTCCGGCCGCTTCTTGCGCAGCCCCGCGGGCGCGAGCACCTTCGCGGAGGGGTATGCGGCGGCCCAGTCCCCGAGCCACAGGTGGTGCATCACATTGGGCGCCACCAGGAAGCGCACCGGCCCCAGGGCGTCCACCTCGCTCCGAGCCTCCGCATCCATCTTCACGGGCGAGTGCAGCCACAGGCCCCCCTCCGACAGGCGGATCACCGTCATCCGTCCGCCCAGATCGAAGCCACTCATGCGGAAGGGGACCTCCAGGACGAAGACATCATCGGACAGCGGACGCAGCATGGCGCGCTCCTTGGCTGTTGACCCGTGTACCCGAAACCAATCCGTGGCCGGAAAGCCAGATCTCCCGGTGACCCTGGGCGGCTGACCTGGGAGCCCCAGGCGTTCTATCCTGACGCCCTCCGCCCCTCGACCACCGGCCTGTCGCCCAGGAGCCGCTCCCGATGCATCGACGTCTGCTCGATTTCGGCATCACCGTCCTCGGCATGGTGGCGTCATGGGTCTGGGGCATCATGGGCCCCCTCCACTCGCTCCTCATGCGGCTGAGGTGGAAGCGCTTCCGGATGTATCAGTTCAAGACGCGCCCGGATGACGTGTTCATCGTGACGTATCCGAAGTCCGGCACCACCTGGATGCAGATGATCGCCTGGCAGTTGAAATCGGAGGGGAGCCTGGACTTCCGTCACATCGAGGACGTGGTCCCCTTCATCGATCGCTGCGGCCCGGCGGATCTGCCCCGGCTGGAGGCGCTCGAGTCCCCCCGCTTCTTCAAGAGCCACCTCCCCTACGAGGACGTGCCGTCCGGTGCCCGGTACATCTACGTCGTCCGAAACCTCAAGGACGTCGCGGTCTCGTACTACTACCACTACCTCTTGATGGAGGACTTCCGGGGCGGGCTCGACGCCTTCGTGAAGATGCTGGTGGACCGGCGCACGCACGGAGGGAGCTGGGCCCGGCATGTCCTCTCCTGGCTGGAGCACCGCGACGCACCGAACGTGCTGTTCCTCTCCTATGACGAGATGCAGGCGGATCTGCCGGGGACGCTCCGGCGCGTGGCCCGGTTCAGTGGCATCGCGTTGGACGAGGCGCGCCTGCCCCTGCTCGTGGAGCAGTGCGGTGTGGCCTTCATGAAGAAACTCGAGGCCCGCTTCGACCCGCGGCTGAGCCGCCGGGGAAACTTCGTCCGCAAGGGCGAGACGGGCGAGGGACTGCGCGAGCTGGACGCGACGCTCCAGGCGGAGCTGGCGGCCGAGGAACAGCAGGTGCTCGACCGGGCCCGGGTGCTGGACTCCTCGGGCGCGCTGGAGCGGCTGCTGCGAGGAGAGGCGCCCACGCACGCGGCGGCCACGGAGGCCACTCCCGAAAAGCAGCAAAAGATGGGGTAGGGGTTGGCATTTCGAACACTTATACGCTTATCATGTCCCTCGCCGTCCCAACTCGCATCACCTGGAGGATTCAATGACTGATTCCCAAGTTGACGAGATCCTGGCTGGTTGGCTGTCCGGTTCCGAGTCTGCCTTTGGCATGAACAACCCGGCGGGTCCTCTGTATCTGGGTGGCGAGGCGACGGAGGCCGCGCTGACCAACTCGACCGACGCGCTGTACACCGGCTGTAGCTCCTGCACCGGGTCGCTGCACAGCTACTGCTGCTGATTTCCGTCTCACGAAGTCACCGTGAAGCACCGTGCGGCATCGGATGCCTCGGCTCCGGTGCCGCACCGGTTTTGGAGAGCCCTGCATGGGATTCGAGGAGTCGGAAGGATTCGCGCGCCCGGTGGCCCTGTTCATCGCGCCGTTCCTGGGGACGCTGGCCGAACGGCTGGGCCAGGTGCGCGGCCTTGGTGAGGCGGAGCGCGCCATCGTCCACGCGGCCGCCGATGCGGCCCTCCGCAACAACGCCCAGGCCAGACTCAACCGGGTGCTGCTGCTGGAGCTCCACGCCGCGGGAATGACGGGCAAGCTCAGCGCCACCGACGAGCAGCAGCGGTGGGCGCAGTTCCTCGAGCTGGCCTGCACCGCTCCCTTCGGCGAGCACCTGCGCCGCCGCTACCCGACGCTGCACGAGCGGCTCGCCACCGTCTGCCGGTTGCAGCTCGACGCGGTACTCACCCTGGTGGAACGCTTCGTCGCCGATCGGGACGCCCTCACCGGGTTGCCGGGCCAGCCCGGTGGAGAGCTGCGCGCCCTCTCGCTCGGCGCCGGTGACTCCCACCGGGGCGGGCACACCGTGGCGCGGCTCGACTTCGCGCACGGCTCGGTGATGTACAAACCGAGATCGGTCCAGGTCGACAGCGCGCTCCAGGCATTGCTGGACCGCGTCCTGACCGATACGCCCGCCCAGGAGCGCATCCGGATTCCACGCGTGCTGATGCGTGACGGCTACGGCTGGGCGGAGTTCGTCGAGCACCGCTACTGCGAGGGCGAGGCCGAGCTGACCCGCTTCTACCGCAACCTCGGCCACTGGCTCGCCGTGATGCGACTGCTCGGGGGCACGGACCTGCACTCGGAGAACCTCATCGCGCACGGCCCGGTCCCCGTGGTGGTGGACGTGGAGAGCCTGTTCACCCAGGACCCCCTGGTTCCCCCCTCCGGCCGGGGCGACGCGGTGGACGTCGCCGCCCAGACGATCCGCGGCACCGTGCTACGCACCGGCCTGCTGCCCATCCGCGCCGATGGTCTCGCCCTGGCCGGCGTGGACATCTCCGCCGTGGGCGCGCTGCCCGGACAGCAACCGAAGATCCAGGTCCCCACCATCGTCGACGGAGGGAGCGCCTCCGCGCGCCTGGGAATGACCACGGTGGAGCTGCCACCGACGAAGAACCATCCCAGTCCACGTCCCGTCCTCGAACGCTACTGGGACCAGATCGTCACCGGATTCCGGGAGCTGACCGCGCACCTCGTGAAGCTGGACGCGGAGCACGGCATGACCGGACTGCTGCGCCCCTTCCTCGGCTGCGAGGTCCGGCGCATCCTCCGGCCGACCCAGGCCTACGCGGAGATCGGCCGGATGCTGTGGCATCCCGCCTCGCTGCACAACGAGCCCGCCGCGGTCGAGCGCGCCAGGGACATCCTGCTCCGCAACGCCCATGCGATACCCGGCGCACCGACCGGGCCCGAGGAGATCAACCGCGAGATTGGCGACCTGCTCGCGGGCGACGTCCCCGTCTTCACGGCCCTCGTGGACGACGCGCTACTCGAGAAGACCGTCGACACGTGGCGATCGGCCGACCTCCCCCGGGAGGAGATGACCATCCAGGGCGCACTGGTCAGCGCCTACCTGAACGAGCGCGTCCTGCCGCCTCGCAGGCAGGTCCCCACGCAGCGGCTCGACCGGGAGCGGTTGGACGGCCGCCGCAGGGCCCTCGCAGCCCGGCTGGTCGAACAACTGTGCGACGCGGCCGTCCGCGGCAAGGACGGAACCGCCACGTGGATCAGCCCGGTGCTCACCGAGTTCGGCTGGGCCATCCGCCCGTTGACCGCCGACGTGTACAGCGGGCAGGGCGGGGTCTCGGTCGTCCTCGCCGAGTACCTGCACGAGGTGCGTCGCCGGCGGGCCGATGCGGTGGACGGCGTGGCGGAGACCCTCGTCGGCGCCCTGGCGGTGCTCCGCGCGACGGAGGACCAGGTGCCCACCCCGCAGCTCGGTGCGTTCCTGGGCCTGGCCTCGCAGGTGTGGACCTGGAGCACGCTGTACGATCTGCTGGGCGAGCCGTGGATGCTGGAGCGTGCGCGCGCCCGCGCCCAGGTGCTCGACCAGCGGATGGGCGAGGAGGACAACCTGCTGGAGATCATCAGTGGGGTGTCCGGCGTCATCGTGCCGATGCTCAACCTGGCCGAGCAGACCGGAGAGGAGCGATGGCTGCGCACCGCCGCCGCCGCGAGCCGCCGGTTGGAGAGCACCGCGAAGATCGACGAGACAGGCGCGCGGTGGTCGACCTCGATGTTCCCCGAGGCCATTGGAGGCTTCGCCCACGGCGCGACGGGCATTGGCTGGGCGCTGGCCCGGCTGGGACTCAGCGCCGCCGGCACGGAGGCCGACCGTCGGCGGTGGCTCGAGCTGGCCGACCGCGCCTTCGCCTTCGAGGAATCGCTGTACCGCCCGGAGGCGGGCAACTGGGCCGATGCGCGCAAGGGCAGCGCCGTCGAGTTCCTCACCGCCTGGTGCCATGGCAGCACGGGCATCGGGCTCGCCGCCTGCGACCTCTACGTCCGCACCCGGGAGCAACGCCACCTGGACGTGGCCCGCCGCGCCTGTGCCGCCGGCCTCCGCGAGGGCTTCGGCTGGAGCCACACGCTCTGTCATGGCGACCTCGGGTTGTGGGAACTGCTGAACACCGGGCGGCGCATCGACCCCGGCTACAAAGGACCCGACCGGGACTGGATGGACGCGGAGATCCTCTCCAGCCTGGAGGAGCGGGGACCGGTGGGGGGCCTGGCGCGAGAGGCCTTCTCCCCCGGCCTGATGCCGGGGCTCAGTGGCGTCATCCACCTCCTGCTCAGGATGCACCCCGAGCAACGTCTCCCCTCGCCTCTGCTGATGGACAGGGGTTGCTGATGGACGGAGGGGGCAGGCAGGGGTGCAATCGTTACAAGAAGGGAAATTCCTTTCCCAGTAGAAAGGCCAGCCAGAGGTAACTCCAGCGGTCATTCGGGAGAGAGAAGTTCCCTCTCGTTCCAAGGACTTGGAAAGGGAGTCCCCGTCCCGGGGGGCGGGTGGGCCGCGCTTTGCACAAGCGGCCGAGCGGAAGGAGTTTCCGCGTGTCCACCCGGTCCCGCTCCACAGGCTTCACCCTCGTCGAACTGCTCGTGGGAGTCGCCCTCCTCGGCATCCTGGCGACGCTCGCGGGCATGGCCGTGTTCCACGGAGCCACGCGCGCTCGCGTCAGCAATGCCGCCTTCGAAGTGGCCGCGCTGTACACCGCCGCACAGATGCGGGCCAGCAGCATGGGCGTGCCCCACTACGTCGTCTTCCATGACGACGGCACCGGGTTCGGCGTGTCGATGCTGGAGCGCGCGGACGCGCTCGGCGCCTTCAACTGGGCCAGCGACGATGTGACGAACCTCTCCGCCGTGGGGGGCGTCCTGCACGAGCGGCTGCGGCTCTCCCACGAGAGCGGCCTGGGCTTCCTGGACCTCGGCGCCCCGCGCTCGGACTTCCCGACACTGCCCGCGCCCTTCGCCTCCATCTCCCTCACGCCGTCCGGCTCGGGCCGGCTGCTCGGTGGGTGCACCTTCTGCACCGAGGGCACCGGCGGCGCCCGGGGCGTCATCCGCTTCTCTCCCAATGGCACCGTCCAGATGATGACGGGCGGGACGGAGACCGGCGGCGTCATCGCCTTCGCACCCGACTCGCGCGGGTCCGGCCCGCCCCGGTGGGTCGTCATCGCCGCGCCGGCCGGTGCCATCCGCGTCTTCTAGGAGGACTCGTCACCATGTCTCCGACTCCCCACGCTCGCAGACTCCGTGGATTCAGCCTCATCGAGGCCATGGCGGCCCTCGTCGTCTTCACCATCGGCATCCTCGGCGTGCTGCAGATGAACGTGCTGGCCAGCCAGCAGAACGGGCTCGCCCGGCGCCAGTCCACCGCGAGCAAGATCGCCCGCGACATGGTGGACGCCTTCGAGCGCCTGCCCTTCGACCACGCGCTGCTGTCTTCCGAGAGCACCATCGACCCGGGGGATCCGCGCTTCCTCCGCTTCGACGAGGCCGACGGCCGGGTGATGTTGGAGGACGCGGTGGCGCTCGTCGGGGAGCGCCCGCTGCTCGGCGCGGCCCACGCGAGCGTGAGCACCGAGGGCACCTACGAGGTGGCGTGGCGGGTGGCGCCCCTGAAGAACGACGAGGGCACCACCGAGGCCCGCCGCATCCTGGTGATGGTGCGCTTCCCCACCACGGCCGGGAGCCTCAAGCAGGTCAACGTCTGGGCGGTGAAGTTCAACCCCCAGGCCATCGGCTGGGGCGCCGCGGCCATCCCGGAGATTTGAGCATGCGCGTGCCTCGTCGCCCTCGTGGCTTCTCGCTCATCGAGCTGCTCGTCTCCGTCGCCATCGGCGGCGTGGTGCTCACCGGCATCTGCCTCGTCTTCATCTCGCAGGCCTGGCAGTACCAGGCCCACGCGAGCCGCCGCGCGGTGCAGGCCAGTGTGCGGCAGGCGCTGGGCTTCGTGGAGCGGCACGTGCGCAACGCGGGCTACGGCGTGGACCCGGACCGGGCCATCCTCGCCTATGACTCCTTCGACGCGGCCGGCAACGCGCCCGGCGACGGGTACCCGGACGGCATCACCGTCCACGCGCGCGACCTGTACTTCCGCCGCCGCGCCACCACCGTGGGCACGGACTTCCTGCGGTTCGATCTCGAGCTCCAGCGTCCGCTGCGCAAGGGGGAGATCCTGCTCGTCCTCTGCCCCGGCGCCATCCGCTACGCCTACGTGACGGTGGGGGAGACAGCTCCCGTGGGGGCCGACACCGTCCAGCTGGACACCGCCCCCTCTCCGATGGACTCGCCCTCGGGGCCTCCGGGCACGCTCTTCCACGAGCAGGACCAGTTGAATGAGGCCTGCTTCCACGACACCGAGCCGCCCGTGGTGGTGAAGGTGGAGCGCTCCAGCTTCTACGTCGCGTCCTTCGACGACGACGGAGACCCGGCCACTCCCGGCGCCACGCCCTACCTCATGCTGCACCGGGGGGTGGACATCAACGGAGACGGCACCATCGACGGGGCGGACGCCGCGCCCATCGCGGTGGGCATCGAGCAACTCCAGGTGGCCTACATCCTCAACACCCTGGGGGACACGCCGCCGCCGCTCGTGGGCGTGGACGACACCGTGCCCTGGGGCGAGACGTGGCACACCGGGACGCCCGAAACGGACCGGCCTCGCCTGGATGACGCCTATGCCTCGCCCCGGCGCCTCGGCTCGCACCCGGCCAACATCCGTCAGGTGCGGCTCACCGTCGTCGCGCGCAGCACCAGGGCCGACACGCAGCGCCCCGGGGATGACGTGCTCACACCGGGCGCCGGAGACGCCGACGGCCCCTCCCTCCCCTCCGGCAGCACCGCCTGGCGGCAGCTCGAGAACCTGGGCACCACGCCCGCGAAGGCCTTCGATCCGCGCGGAGGTGGCTTCAGCCGCGCCGTGCTGCGCGAGGCCATCGCCCCCAAGAACCTGCTGATGCGCTCGCAGTTCATCCCCATCCACCCAGGAGGAGGTTGAGCCCATGCCTCTCCGTCCCCGTCACGCCGCGCCCCGAGGCATGGCCCTCGTGCTGGCGCTCATCGTCGTGGTCCTCGTCACCCTGCTGGTGGCGGGGGCCATCTCCTTCACCGGCACCGAGCGCAACGCCGCGGTGCTCCAGACGCGCGCGGACTCGCTCTCGGCCTGCACGCAGGCGGCGCGCAACCTCTTCCTCGCGCGCCTGCGGGTGCTCACCCCGGGCACCGCCGGCCAGGTGAAGCTCGATGACGCGTATGGCCAGGGTCTCATCCGCGCGGGCCACTTCACCGGCACGCCCGCGGCGCCCGCTTCCGAAACGACTCCGCCGCCCACGCTGACCCACGTGGAGCGACTGCCCGCCAACCTCGTGGGTGCCTCGCGCGACACGGCCCGGGACATCAGCAACACGCTCGGCGACGCGGCCGAGGGGGCCTACTGGTACTCCGTCACGGCGCTCTGCCAGGAGTACCCGGGCGGCCCCGAGCGGGAAGTCGAATTCGTCGTCCGTGTCGGCCTTCAGTAGCCCCCCTCCGAGGAACAACCCCCATGAACCCCTGGAGCCATCTCCCCCGCCTGTGTGCCACCGCGCTCCTGCTCACCTCCGCCCGCACCCACGCGGAAGGGCCCGAGGCGAAGGCCGCCTGTTGTCAGCTCACCACCTCGCTGGCCGCCGAGGCCCTGCGCGGCGAGGACCTCACCGGCGACGAGCGCTTCTTCATGAGCGAGGGCACGCCGCCCAACGTCCACTTCCTCATCGACACCTCGGCGTCCATGCGCGAGCTGCCCCAGGTGCGGGAAGGCAACCACGAGGCCTTCTTCGCCTCGGGTGACGGGTGCTCCCAGCCGGACCTGCTCGCGATGCAGGCGGCCAACGGGTGGAACCCGGCCGTGAACTACCCGGTGCCCGACGCGGACCACCCCACCCTGTTCCAGAACGACAAGTTCTACGGGTACATGTTCTGGGAGGACTCCAACGCACCGGCCTCCCAATGGAACACGAAGGAGGAGGTCTGCGCCTTCCAGCACCCGGCGAGCGCGGATCCGACGCGGGCGCTCTACGACGCCTGTCTCTCGTGTCTGCGGACGAAGGGCTTCTACAAGCGGCCCGGAGCCACGGGCGCGCGGCCGGGCACGGACCCGCGCAAGCTCACCTTCGCCTTCTCGGGCCGGCTCCTCAACTTCAACCCGCCCAAGTACGTGACGGCGAAGGCGGTCCTCAAGTCCATCATCAAGGACATGCGCCGGGTGCGCGTGGGCCTCAGCTACTTCGACGCGGACAACTCGGTGCACGGCGCGCTCATGGCCATGCCGCAGGGCCCCGCGTGCGACCAACTCGGCGCGGACCCGCGGGCCTTCGACACCGTGCGCGCCAACTACCTGGCGGCCGTGGACGGGCTGCGCTTCAAGGCCGCCACCCCGCTGGCCGAGTCGCTCCTCAACCTCGGGCAGTACTTCTCCTCCAGCAACGCGCTCTACACGGACGTGTTCGGCTTCGACGGCAGCTACCTCAAGAGCGGCTTCCAGAACACGCTCCTCACGCGGCCGGAGCGCAGCTGGTGCTGGGGCTGCCAGTCCACCTCCATCGTCATCGTCACGGACGGCGAGCCGAGCGCCGACGACCACGTCCCGGCCGGCACCCTCGAGGCCCTCAACGGGGGCGCGGTGGAGTGCCCCGCCTCGGAGCCGTGCGTGGAGGACGCGCAGCACAAGCTGGATGACGTGGCGAAGCTGCTCGCCACGCAGGACCTGCAGCGCGCGAGCCCCGAGGTGGTGGGCGACTTCGACACGAAGGGCCGGCAGAGCCTCACCATCCACGCCATCGGCTTCGGGGTGAACGCCAACATCCTCAAGAACGCCGCGCGCGTGGGAGGCGGGCTCTACCACCAGGCCAATGACGGCGCGGGGCTGAAGCAGGCCCTGGAGGAGATCATCGCCAACGTGAACCGGCGCTCCACGTCCTTCTCGGCGGCGTCCATGTCCGGGCAGCTCGGGGGCACGACGGGCACGCTGGTGCCCCGCCTGCGTCCGGGCCGGGACCACGACGAGCCATGGCGCGGGTACCTGTACCGCTACAAGCTCACCTCGGAGCTGCTGCTCGGCTGCACGCCATCACGGGCCAGCGCGGGCGATGACCCGTGGGACCTCAACGGGGACAAGGACTGCGAGGACGCCCACCTCATCGACGCGGACGACGATGCCGTCGTGGAGAACGAGCTGGGGGACTTCGTGAAGCTGAAGGACCGGCTGCAACCGGCCAGGCCCTTCTGGGAGGCGGGCCAGAAGCTCAAGGCCTCGGCGGCGCCCACCCAGCGGTGGAGGACGCGCGCCATCTACACCATCGTGGACAACGGAGGCCCCACGGGCGTGCCGGACGGGCGCATCGACTCGAATGACACGCCGGTGGCCTTCACCGAGGACAACGCCCCGGCGCTGCGCGGCTACCTGGGCATCGGCGAGGGCGGCTGCACGGTGGCCGGCGAGACGCTGGGCCCGGACGCCTGCGCGCGGGCCGTCATCCGCTACTACCGGGGCGCGGACGTGCTGAACGAGGACAGGACCCGGCGCGACTTCGACCGGCCCTTCCTGCTGCACGACATCTTCCACTCGGCGCCACAGAGCGTGGAGCCGCCCATGCCCCGGGACTATTGTGGTTTCTCGCAGCAGTGCCTGCAGACGCTCCACACCGGCCGCACGGAGCAGGCGGCGTACACGGACACGGACACGGGCCCGGGCTCGGGCTCGGGCCGCACGCACGGGGCCTATGACGAATACGTGAAGCTGCACCAGGATCGCGACCGGGTGGTGCTGGTGGGCTCCAACGGCGGCATGCTGCACGCCTTCCACAACGGGAGCCGCACCGGGAAGGACCCGCTCACCGGCCTGCCGCGGCACGACGAGGGCACGGGCGAGGAGCTCTGGGCCTTCGTCCCACCGGACATGCTGCCCAAGCTGCTGCCCAAGCTGGGCAAGCACGGCTGGTTCGTGGACGGCACGCCCATGGTGCGCGAGGCCTGGCTGGACGGCGTGGGCACCGACCGGGACGCGGTGGCCGACGGGAAGAAACAGGCCAGTGAGTTCCGCACCGTGGCCGTCGTGGGCTCGGGCACGGGCGGGGTGCACCGCTTCGCGCTGGACCTGACGGAGCTGCTGAAGAGCCCGGGAGCCAGTCAGCCGGGCCGCGCGCCCAACCAGAAGGGGGACTTCCTGTGGATGTGGCCGCAGCCGTGCGACACGCTCGCGCTGCAACTGGGCGAAAGCGATGGCCACTTCGCCCCCCGGCCTCCGCCCATCGGCCCGGTGGCGATGGCGGACCCCGACGGCCCGTGGCGCGTGGACGGCACGCCGGCCCGTGAGGAGTGGGTGGTCTTCTTGAACGGGGGCTTCGACCGCTCGCTCAGCCGGGGCCGGGGCCTGGCCATGGTGGACCTCAAGACGGGCGAGACGCTGTGGAGCTTCTTCCACGGCGACGGCACCGAGCGCTCCGAGAACCTGCGCCACCCCT contains:
- a CDS encoding PilW family protein; protein product: MRVPRRPRGFSLIELLVSVAIGGVVLTGICLVFISQAWQYQAHASRRAVQASVRQALGFVERHVRNAGYGVDPDRAILAYDSFDAAGNAPGDGYPDGITVHARDLYFRRRATTVGTDFLRFDLELQRPLRKGEILLVLCPGAIRYAYVTVGETAPVGADTVQLDTAPSPMDSPSGPPGTLFHEQDQLNEACFHDTEPPVVVKVERSSFYVASFDDDGDPATPGATPYLMLHRGVDINGDGTIDGADAAPIAVGIEQLQVAYILNTLGDTPPPLVGVDDTVPWGETWHTGTPETDRPRLDDAYASPRRLGSHPANIRQVRLTVVARSTRADTQRPGDDVLTPGAGDADGPSLPSGSTAWRQLENLGTTPAKAFDPRGGGFSRAVLREAIAPKNLLMRSQFIPIHPGGG
- a CDS encoding type IV pilus modification PilV family protein, which translates into the protein MSPTPHARRLRGFSLIEAMAALVVFTIGILGVLQMNVLASQQNGLARRQSTASKIARDMVDAFERLPFDHALLSSESTIDPGDPRFLRFDEADGRVMLEDAVALVGERPLLGAAHASVSTEGTYEVAWRVAPLKNDEGTTEARRILVMVRFPTTAGSLKQVNVWAVKFNPQAIGWGAAAIPEI
- a CDS encoding pilus assembly protein PilY, which produces MNPWSHLPRLCATALLLTSARTHAEGPEAKAACCQLTTSLAAEALRGEDLTGDERFFMSEGTPPNVHFLIDTSASMRELPQVREGNHEAFFASGDGCSQPDLLAMQAANGWNPAVNYPVPDADHPTLFQNDKFYGYMFWEDSNAPASQWNTKEEVCAFQHPASADPTRALYDACLSCLRTKGFYKRPGATGARPGTDPRKLTFAFSGRLLNFNPPKYVTAKAVLKSIIKDMRRVRVGLSYFDADNSVHGALMAMPQGPACDQLGADPRAFDTVRANYLAAVDGLRFKAATPLAESLLNLGQYFSSSNALYTDVFGFDGSYLKSGFQNTLLTRPERSWCWGCQSTSIVIVTDGEPSADDHVPAGTLEALNGGAVECPASEPCVEDAQHKLDDVAKLLATQDLQRASPEVVGDFDTKGRQSLTIHAIGFGVNANILKNAARVGGGLYHQANDGAGLKQALEEIIANVNRRSTSFSAASMSGQLGGTTGTLVPRLRPGRDHDEPWRGYLYRYKLTSELLLGCTPSRASAGDDPWDLNGDKDCEDAHLIDADDDAVVENELGDFVKLKDRLQPARPFWEAGQKLKASAAPTQRWRTRAIYTIVDNGGPTGVPDGRIDSNDTPVAFTEDNAPALRGYLGIGEGGCTVAGETLGPDACARAVIRYYRGADVLNEDRTRRDFDRPFLLHDIFHSAPQSVEPPMPRDYCGFSQQCLQTLHTGRTEQAAYTDTDTGPGSGSGRTHGAYDEYVKLHQDRDRVVLVGSNGGMLHAFHNGSRTGKDPLTGLPRHDEGTGEELWAFVPPDMLPKLLPKLGKHGWFVDGTPMVREAWLDGVGTDRDAVADGKKQASEFRTVAVVGSGTGGVHRFALDLTELLKSPGASQPGRAPNQKGDFLWMWPQPCDTLALQLGESDGHFAPRPPPIGPVAMADPDGPWRVDGTPAREEWVVFLNGGFDRSLSRGRGLAMVDLKTGETLWSFFHGDGTERSENLRHPFAASVAMMDIGGELSSKPDGDLLFDTATVADYGGQVWTVRFWQPGVRSAEGRVENWFAARAFQVKASDADAVRPSFSYMTSNTVQADTGYLRTFVGTGDRYNLAESGGTTCRLSNPLGCAQLGCRASQTVTVERGGSAAWSATTTYANYTYTPTPPTSAGRAGATCGSTKVSLAWNYGAENGCSASTSGKLEYTCDGTGTSWGCRVSKDDWIPVAATKPPPATSPHRFYGFWSYGVKKARTFGTDAEATKYDKALLTEDELVDVSQFNADGDVTAGAKEAGALEAGWYVRYGASREQTGSGTAIVNGCVVWNSFEAGASGGMCAASGGHSARVYQASFVGGTADCAEGFATVSAAGGSPPSWKRFSQREVVAAPADPVPQRNLQTVDILLNEPGTGPRRVGVSLENEALQSLYQLELDRSGHDCRHEAQRCE